A single genomic interval of Penicillium psychrofluorescens genome assembly, chromosome: 2 harbors:
- a CDS encoding uncharacterized protein (ID:PFLUO_002955-T1.cds;~source:funannotate) has product MNSREHSDMPPAHSYPSPNAAQMAQGAMPYYSNRQLTDDELLTAELSREASGANLGGGSSNGVHQGQSMVLGSSNAGADMGRHDSEDQHQQMLQFPPSQQVGVDPNHDLSYGEQSARKRSKISRACDECRRKKVRCDATSETGLEGCSNCRRLGIVCQFSRVPMKRGPSKGYIKELAERLHTLESQMQPAMVQPDVPYQSMNDLPRAYQDFESPVDSSGGNRKRTYSVFEGLPSSSFAQPNFNTRGSQNAFDATESPADPYNPAVTSGGAPKPGNLFWNPAGNEHDLPSGLEMTDLPKHEGDDDMSPVSLDEGALDAYYHKIHTMLPILPHTRERTLELLHQCHREAQEIFCYALYTVTRTDLSRVASKFEKVTSFDNAQDLLLFHARQPLMVHSLAVNLVWLQTLLLMIIDCDTRGPENFVLKDGIPKHTLVQAASKLGYDLAKSQGQLKNKRDTDPDVDSDSNLARRNWVSLVILARWYAISVADATVLGSHEIGGREDERVVGQITTGIASYSTFLSEMVTLATVEPNVCQANTGLGRMVGANLVASLERLAEMEDVFKVHELPENTSTRPLFESLQAQLYWTIRLLIKRHVFVYSPYEIIYCAQEVINEMHKAALQNRHPSPIDLHSLALASMTLLEATVLPEHSTECWDSLEKVEEILDHRSKRSANASEFDDIFGTPGWDAKIRIFLEWRRAKAQESQLHESGSLPKTSALSNHPPMGPNEQRSLQHLADLAVGAEGSVTQNASATPPPGLSSTEHGETSPNLAPQLSQSHAGVGRVVVDFTMLTKEGYLNVFSGLIYRRSR; this is encoded by the exons ATGAATTCTCGCGAACATTCCGACATGCCTCCGGCGCACTCCTACCCCTCCCCCAACGCCGCGCAGATGGCCCAAGGCGCCATGCCCTACTACAGCAACCGCCAGCTgacggacgacgagctcctGACGGCCGAGCTGTCTCGCGAAGCCTCGGGCGCCAATCTCGGTGGCGGTTCTAGTAACGGCGTCCACCAGGGCCAGTCGATGGTGCTGGGCTCGTCCAATGCCGGCGCGGACATGGGCCGACACGACTCCGAGGATCAACACCAGCAGATGCTGCAGTTTCCGCCAAGTCAGCAGGTCGGCGTCGACCCGAATCACGATTTGAGTTACGGTGAACAAAGCGCGCGTAAGCGTTCGAAGATCTCGAGGGCCTGCGACGAGTGTCGCCGAAAGAAG GTGCGATGCGATGCCACCTCCGAGACTGGCCTCGAAGGATGCTCCAACTGCCGCCGTCTGGGCATTGTGTGCCAGTTCAGTCGCGTGCCGATGAAACGCGGTCCCAGTAAAGG TTATATCAAGGAACTTGCCGAGCGCCTTCACACCCTGGAGAGTCAAATGCAACCTGCCATGGTCCAGCCCGATGTGCCCTACCAGTCGATGAATGACCTCCCCCGGGCCTACCAGGACTTCGAATCTCCGGTGGACTCGAGCGGCGGCAACCGAAAGAGAACATACTCGGTCTTCGAGGGTCTACCCAGCTCGTCATTCGCGCAGCCGAACTTCAATACGCGTGGGTCGCAGAATGCCTTCGACGCAACGGAGTCACCGGCAGACCCTTACAACCCAGCAGTCACCAGCGGCGGTGCTCCCAAGCCGGGCAATCTGTTCTGGAACCCGGCTGGTAATGAGCACGACTTGCCCAGCGGTCTTGAAATGACCGACTTGCCCAAGCatgagggcgatgatgacatgTCTCCAGTCAGCCTTGACGAAGGTGCTCTTGATGC CTACTATCACAAAATTCATACTATGCTGCCGATTCTGCCTCACACCAGGGAGAGGACATTAGAACTGCTCCACCAGTGCCACCGCGAAGCGCAAGAGATTTTCTGCTATGCGTTGTACACCGTCACTCGGACCGACTTATCGCGCGTGGCAAGCAAGTTCGAAAAAGTCACCTCCTTTGACAATGCCCAAGATCTCCTCCTTTTCCACGCCCGCCAGCCGCTCATGGTTCACTCACTCGCAGTTAATTTGGTATGGCTACAGACTCTTCTGCTGATGATCATCGACTGTGACACTCGTGGCCCGGAGAACTTTGTGTTGAAGGATGGCATTCCCAAACACACTCTGGTCCAGGCCGCTAGCAAGCTCGGATATGATTTGGCAAAGAGCCAGGGTCAATTGAAGAACAAGCGTGATACCGATCCTGATGTAGACTCGGATTCCAACCTTGCACGGCGCAACTGGGTGTCTCTGGTCATTTTGGCCCGATGGTATGCCATTAGCGTGGCAGATGCGACCGTTCTCGGCTCTCATGAGATCGGTGGGCGTGAAGATGAGCGGGTTGTTGGGCAAATCACCACGGGGATTGCTT CCTACTCGACCTTCCTGTCCGAGATGGTCACTCTCGCGACTGTCGAACCCAACGTGTGCCAGGCAAACACCGGATTGGGCCGCATGGTTGGCGCCAACTTGGTCGCTTCGCTCGAGCGTCtcgccgagatggaggacgTGTTCAAAGTGCATGAGTTGCCCGAGAACACCAGCACGCGACCACTCTTCGAGAGCCTTCAAGCGCAGCTGTACTGGACCATCCGCCTGCTGATCAAGCGCCACGTCTTCGTCTACAGCCCCTACGAAATCATCTACTGCGCGCAGGAAGTGATCAATGAGATGCACAAAGCGGCTCTACAGAACCGCCACCCCTCCCCCATCGACCTACACAGTCTGGCCCTCGCATCGATGACCCTCCTCGAAGCCACTGTCCTCCCGGAACACTCCACCGAATGCTGGGACTCGCTCGAAAAAGTCGAAGAGATCTTGGACCACCGCTCCAAGCGCTCTGCCAACGCATCCGAATTTGACGACATCTTCGGGACCCCCGGCTGGGACGCGAAGATCCGCATCTTCCTCGAATGGCGCCGCGCCAAGGCCCAAGAGAGCCAGCTCCATGAGTCGGGTAGTCTACCTAAGACATCAGCCTTGTCCAACCACCCACCCATGGGTCCCAACGAGCAGCGCTCCCTGCAGCACCTGGCTgatctcgccgtcggcgccgaAGGCTCCGTCACCCAAAACGCCTCCGCCACGCCCCCGCCAGGCCTATCATCCACCGAGCACGGCGAAACCTCGCCGAATCTCGCTCCGCAGCTTTCGCAGTCGCACGCGGGTGTGGGTCGTGTCGTTGTCGACTTTACAATGCTCACAAAGGAGGGATATCTCAATGTGTTTTCGGGTTTGATTTACCGGCGTTCGCGCTGA
- a CDS encoding uncharacterized protein (ID:PFLUO_002956-T1.cds;~source:funannotate), producing MSLTGKVALIAGGVKNLGAQTALELAGVGANLALHHHSSLSQKDAAALQAKLKEKNPSIKVAIYQGDLTAASAVTKLFQDALQDFGHIDIVVNTVGKVLKKPITEISEEEYDTMFAVNSKTAFFVLKEAAAHVSDGGKIITIVTALLGAFTGYYTSYAGSKAPVEHFTRGVCKELQSRRISVNNVAPGPMDTPFFYPQESSEAVDFHKSMAMDNRLTMIEDIAPIIRFLCTEGVWITGQTIFANGGYTTR from the exons ATGAGTCTTACTGGCAAAGTCGCTCTGATCGCCGGCGGGGTCAAGAACCTTGGTGCTCAAACTGCCCTCGAGTTGGCTGGCGTTGGCGCCAATCTTGCCCTACACCATCATTCTTCCCTTAGCCAAAAGGATGCAGCAGCACTGCAAGCCAAGCTCAAGGAGAAAAATCCATCGATCAAAGTTGCGATTTACCAGGGTGACTTGACTGCTGCCTCTGCGGTGACGAAGCTCTTCCAAGATGCTCTTCAAGACTTTGGCCACATCGACATCGTGGTCAACACAGTCGGCAAGGTGCTAAAGAAGCCCATTACGGAAATCAGTGAGGAGGAGTACGACACAATGTTCGC CGTGAACTCCAAAACCGCATTCTTCGTTCTCAAAGAAGCCGCTGCTCATGTGTCGGATGGTGGAAAGATTATCACCATCGTTACTGCCCTCCTGGGTGCGTTCACTGGCTACTATACTTCTTATGCTGGCAGCAAAGCTCCGGTAGAGCACTTCACTCG GGGTGTGTGTAAGGAGCTCCAGTCCCGCAGGATCAGTGTAAACAATGTCGCTCCGGGACCCATGGATACAC CTTTCTTTTATCCTCAGGAATCCTCGGAGGCCGTGGATTTCCACAAATCAATGGCCATGGACAACCGGCTTACCATGATTGAGGACATTGCTCCTATCATTCGCTTCCTGTGTACCGAAGGTGTTTGGATTACTGGCCAGACTATTTTTGCCAACGGGGGATACACTACTCGTTAA